Proteins from a single region of Drosophila biarmipes strain raj3 chromosome 3R, RU_DBia_V1.1, whole genome shotgun sequence:
- the LOC108025221 gene encoding probable rRNA-processing protein EBP2 homolog translates to MSDFEMEDSASGYDSGDNSDAELQAAFERGDLKPGLNVEFNGQRDRVNDATKLLAKTEAIRLQLPWLERLDMINTLAPLAPELAVQLEKHEQKRANLFKGNAKLPYIRPEEDPVLNDFKREMLFHRQAQSAVLEGIPRLHELGIKTRRPDDYFAEMAKSDEHMQKVRANLMAKQQGQAKSERIKQIREQRKMGKMLAKQTKVQREAEKKDMLDKLKKFRKGKLKNLDFLEDAKALESKQKQSAENRKKRNKKFGFGGKKKGLKRNTKSSSAGLDGEKSSRKQRGVKAGASVNKRLGKSRRIKAKGRK, encoded by the exons CTCGGGCTACGACTCGGGGGACAACTCAGATGCCGAG CTGCAAGCGGCATTTGAGCGAGGCGACCTGAAACCAGGTCTCAATGTGGAGTTCAATGGCCAGCGGGACAGAGTAAACGATGCG ACCAAGCTGCTGGCCAAAACAGAGGCCATCCGGCTGCAGCTGCCGTGGCTGGAGCGCCTGGACATGATCAACACACTGGCTCCCTTGGCCCCGGAACTCGCCGTCCAGCTGGAGAAGCACGAACAGAAGCGGGCCAACCTCTTCAAGGGCAACGCCAAGCTGCCCTACATCCGCCCCGAGGAGGATCCCGTGCTGAACGACTTCAAGCGCGAGATGCTCTTCCACCGACAGGCGCAGAGTGCCGTGCTCGAGGGCATTCCCCGCCTGCACGAGCTGGGCATCAAGACGCGGCGCCCCGACGACTACTTCGCCGAGATGGCCAAGTCCGACGAGCACATGCAGAAGGTGCGCGCCAACCTGATGGCCAAGCAGCAGGGCCAGGCCAAGTCGGAGCGCATCAAGCAGATCCGCGAGCAGCGCAAGATGGGCAAGATGCTGGCCAAGCAGACCAAGGTGCAGCGCGAGGCCGAGAAGAAGGACATGCTGGACAAGCTCAAGAAGTTCCGCAAGGGAAAGCTGAAGAACCTGGACTTCCTCGAGGACGCCAAGGCCCTGGAGTCCAAGCAGAAGCAGTCCGCCGAGAACCGCAAGAAGCGCAACAAGAAGTTCGGCTTCGGCGGCAAGAAGAAGGGCCTGAAGCGGAACACCAAGTCCTCCTCCGCGGGACTGGACGGCGAGAAGTCCTCGAGAAAGCAGCGGGGCGTCAAGGCGGGCGCCTCGGTCAACAAGCGCTTGGGCAAGTCGCGACGCATCAAGGCGAAGGGCAGAAAGTAA
- the LOC108025220 gene encoding G patch domain-containing protein 4, whose translation MDFAKKLLGKYGWKEGDGLGKNSTGITAPLKASLKFDNAGLGADRAQEFNDHWWERCFNEAASNVDVQVQQDGKVLTSRREGEEAVEISTSGYSARKLKKAKEQHASDGRATYENFLQTSLLTQDGGEVETAERINVEDIEVSKVTVLTDEELFKACGGRTAHKGARHGLKLSGKIARLEQQEREMLEKLQGKLKTPSETDPVKKTKRKADSAEELVLEEQKEAEDAVEQPEKSKKKKKSKKSKAVKSEEEVISEETQEEPAKTKKKKDKTKRPQEVQEDTEILVAEPVKIKKKKADRLQEVSEATEETTQDRDTDEPVKSKKKRKTEDSIEETEAPMKSKKKKKNKEL comes from the coding sequence ATGGATTTCGCCAAGAAGTTACTCGGAAAGTACGGCTGGAAGGAGGGCGATGGCCTGGGCAAGAACAGCACTGGGATTACGGCTCCGCTGAAGGCCAGCTTGAAGTTCGACAACGCGGGACTGGGGGCGGATCGGGCCCAGGAATTCAATGACCACTGGTGGGAGCGCTGCTTCAACGAGGCAGCCAGCAATGTGGATGTCCAGGTTCAGCAGGACGGCAAGGTGCTGACCTCCCGCAGGGAGGGCGAGGAGGCGGTGGAGATCTCCACCAGCGGATACTCCGCCCGGAAACTGAAGAAGGCCAAGGAGCAGCACGCCAGCGATGGAAGAGCCACCTACGAGAACTTCCTGCAGACCTCGCTGCTTACCCAAGACGGCGGCGAGGTGGAGACAGCCGAGCGCATCAATGTGGAGGACATCGAGGTCAGCAAGGTGACCGTGCTCACGGACGAGGAACTCTTCAAGGCCTGCGGGGGCAGGACGGCGCACAAGGGAGCTCGGCATGGCCTCAAATTGAGCGGGAAGATCGCCCGtttggagcagcaggagcgcGAGATGCTGGAGAAGCTTCAAGGCAAACTGAAAACTCCTTCCGAGACAGATCCTGTTAAGAAAACCAAACGGAAGGCGGACTCAGCCGAAGAGTTAGTTCTGGAAGAACAGAAAGAAGCTGAAGATGCAGTGGAGCAGCCTGAGAAGtccaaaaagaagaaaaagtcCAAGAAGTCCAAGGCGGTGAAGTCGGAAGAGGAGGTTATAAGCGAGGAAACTCAAGAAGAACCAGCCAAgactaaaaagaaaaaggataAAACGAAAAGACCGCAGGAAGTCCAAGAAGATACAGAGATCCTAGTGGCGGAGCCCGTGAAgataaaaaagaagaaagcgGATAGATTACAAGAAGTGTCAGAGGCAACAGAGGAAACCACTCAAGATAGGGATACTGATGAGCCCGTGAAATCAAAAAAGAAGAGGAAAACAGAGGATTCCATCGAGGAAACTGAAGCTCCTATGAAGagcaaaaagaagaaaaagaacaAGGAGCTTTAG